Within the Gordonia westfalica genome, the region CGCCGGTTACCGGGACTCGTTGGCCCGCATCTTCTTTCCCGACGCCTCGCGTAGACGACCCCCGCGCGTCGACGACGGCGCCGTCCTCCTCGACCTCTCCTCCCACCTCTCGCACGCTCGGCCGTGTGGAACCCTCGTCGAGACCCAGGGCGGCGCCACCGTGGGCTCGATCCTCGACTCGCTCGCAGACAGCGGACGCGTGATCCCGGTGGGGATAGTCGGACTCGCCGGACTCGGCCTGGTCACCCGCGGAGGCGTCGGATATCTCACGCGGAGCGTCGGACTGACCCTCGACCATCTCGTGGAGGTCGAGCTGATCCTCCCCGACGGCGAGATCGTGCGGCTGTACGAGGACAGCACCGGCGACGACGCCGACCTCTGGTGGGCGGTCCGTGGATGTGCGCCGTCATTCGGAGTCGTCACCGAGGCGGTCATGCGGACACACGAGCAGGGGCCCGTCCACGTCGACCGTGCCGTCGTCGAACTCGACGCATTGCCACACTATTTCGCGGTCGCGCCGACTCTCCCCCGGCACACGACCATGGGTGCTGTCCTCGGATACGCCGTAGGCGCAGCCGAGCCCGCGGTTCTCGTGTACACCGCCACCCCTGTTCTCCCCCCCAGTCCTGAGGAGCACCGATGACCGATCACGTCCACTTCGGCCACATCTTTCACCTGACCGGCAGCCCCGCGGTCACCGGCGCAGCCGATGCCCTGGTGTCGATCCCCGACGGCGCCCTCGTGATCGGGGGTGACGGGACGATCAGATACTCGGGTGAGCGGTCGGCGCTTCCCGACGAGTTCGCCACGGCGGAACCGCATGAACACCCGGGCGGTTATCTGCTCCCCGGCTTCGTCGACACCCACATCCACTTCCCCCAGACATATGCCGGTGACTCCTATGGCGGCGGACAACTCCTGGAATGGCTGAACCTGTGCATCTTCCCGTCGGAAGCGAGGTTCGCCGATCCCGACTTCGCCCAGGCCGCTGCCGTCGAGTTCACGAGACGTCGCGTCGCCGCCGGCACGACCGCGATGATGGTGTTCGGCTCCGCCTTTCCCCACGCGCAGGACTCGCTGTTCGCCGAGACACTGAAGGCGGGACTCCGCATCGTGTCCGGTCGCGGTATCCAAACCGTCGGCGGTGACTCGGCCACGCCGCTGCTGACCTCCGAGGAGGAGGCGATCCGCCTGACGAAGGCCGAGATCGAGAAATGGCATGCCGCCGGCACCGGCGACCCCGCGACCGCACTCGTCCACGTCGCGATCGTGCCGCGATTCTCGTTGTCGGTGACCACCGAGACCCTGCGGAATCTCGGCGAGCTCTACGACGAACACCGGTCCCGGGGCGTCTATGTGCACACCCACCTCAACGAGAACAACCGCCCCGGGACCGGCGAGATCGACACGACCAAAGAGGTCTACCAGGTCGACTCGTACCTCGACACCTACGACGGCAAATTCCTGCCCGGCTCGTCGGTCGGCGGCACGAGCCTGCTCGGCCGGCGCACCATCCTCGCGCACGCGGTGCACTGCCAGGACTCCGAGCTGGCCCGGATGGCCGAGACCGGGACCTCGATCTCGCACTGTCCGGTCTCGCAGTTGTTCCTCGGTTCGGGCACGATGCCGTGGAAGCGCACGGTCGAGGCAGGGGTGAACATCTCGGCGGGCACCGACTTCGGCGGCGGCGACGAGTGGCTCATCCCCCGGGTGCTCGGCGACGCGTTCAAGCAGCACATCACCGAACCGGGCGATGCCGGGGTGTCGATGCACCCGGCCGAGATGTTGTTCATCGGAACTCTGGGCGGCGCCCGCGCCCTCGACATGGAGGAGCGGTTCGGCAACCTCGACGTGGGCAAGGAGGCCGACTTCCTCGTCATCGAACCCGCCGACGCGCTCGAACCCGTGCTCCAGAACGCCGTGCGCTCCGAGGATCCCGATCTCGCCCGCGACCAGACACTGTTCGCGCTGCTCATGGGGATACGCGAGTCCTCGATCGCCGAGGTGTACGTGCAGGGCCGACGGATCGTCGTCTGAGGCCATGATCACGTCACCGTCGGAGACACCATGATCACAACCGTGTCGGTGTTCCATCCCGTCAGCGCAGCGGGGTTCGCCGACTGGGCCTCGACCCTCGTCGCGTCGGCGGCCGACGCGGATGGGTGCGTCGACGCCCAGATCTCGACGCTCGTCGACGGCCGGTTCGAACCGGCGGTCGCGGTGACCTTCGTCGACGAGGAGGCCTGCGATGCCTGGATCGACGGCCCTCGGTGTGCCGAGATCATGCGGGCCGGTCGCGATCTCGGGCATCTGCCGTCGGCGCCGCCGGTCGAGCTCGTCGACGGCCAGGCTCCTCCGCCCGGCGTGGGCGCCTTCCGTCACGACATCGTCGCGGGCAAGTCCGGCGATTTCATCGCCGCGGAGCAGGAGCTGACGCAGGCGGCGAGCGGGTTCAGCGGCTACGAGGGCACGACGCTGTTCGTCGACGAGCATGCGGGGACCGCCATGTCGGTGCTGAGATTCCGTACCGAGCGACAACTTGCGGCGTGGGTGTCGTCGCGTGAACGCGGAGAGGCGCTCGCCGAACTGCGCTCGAGTCTCACCCACGACTTCGAGACGATGTCGGCGACAACCGCTTTCGGCACCACCGTGCGGACCGACCACGGCCGGGTCAGGCAGACGCCGAACTGGAAGTCGGCGATGATGGTCCTGTTGGTGCTCTACCCGACCGTGATGATCCTGTCCCGTTTCCTCGGTCCGGTCCTCGACCGGCTCGGTGCCCAACCCTGGTTGGCGTTGTGGCTGAGTCAGGTGTGCAGCGTGGGGCTGATGCAGTGGTGGCTGATGCACTGGGCCGCCAAGCCGTTCCGCCGCTGGCTCGATCCGGTCGACGGGGGTGGCTGGCGCAGCAACCTCGCCGGTGCCGTGACGATCCTGGCGATCTATGCGGCCTGCCTGGCACTCTTCGCGAGTGTCACCTGGCTTCAGTTCTGGGACTACACGGACGCCTGAGTCCGCACCGGTACCGACACCGACGGGATCAGGACACGACCCCGTCGAGGTAGACCCACCGGCCGTCGTGGCGCGAGAAACGGCTCCGCTCGTGCAGCGAGCCCTTCTCGGACCCGTGCCGGTAGTAGGCGGTGAAGGTGACCTCCCCGTCGGTGTCGAACGGCGATCCACCGTTCGTCGACTCGACGTCGAGGCGGTACCAGCGCATGTCCTCGTCGAGTTCGAGATCGTCGGGACGGGTGTCGGGGTGCCAGCTGAGCAGCAGGTGGTTGCGATCGCCGAGGGCGAAAGCGGTGAAGCGTGATCGCATCAGCGCTTCGGCGGTCGGTGCGGCGCGCTCACCGGCGAGGACGGGACCGCAGCATTCGCCGAACGGATGGCCGGACAGACATGGACACCGCGCGTCGGGATCACGGTTTGCCGATTCGGTGTTCATTCCCCGCATCTTAGGGGTAGACAGAAACGAGGTCACCCGTGAGGCGGACCGGCCACCCACGAGGCGACCGGACCGGCACCAATGGAGGGAGCAGCCTTGTCCGACAACGTGTATCGGGTCATCGAAGTGGTCGGTTCGGCCAAGTCCGGCACCGACGAGGCGATCCGGAACGCCATCGCCCGTGCGTCGCAGACGGTCAATCATCTCGACTGGTTCGAGGTGACCGAAACCCGCGGCCACATCGAGGACGGCCAGATCGCACACTTCCAGGTCACGCTGAAGGTGGGCTTCAAGATCGAAGGTCCCTGACCCCTCGCCGCCGGAATGACTACCCGCGGGACGCTGCGGCAGTGAGGAACCCACCGATCTCGCGGGCGACGGCCGCAGGCTCGTCGAGCATCGACAGCACCGCCGCGCCGGGGATCTCGGCGTAACGGCCACGCGGTGTCAACTCGGCGAGGCGAGGACCGTGGGCCGGCGGCATCACCTTGTTGTCGGGCGACCACAGGACGAGCACCTCCCCATCGAAATCCCTGAGCGCCTCGGTCTTTCGGATGAGTTCGGCGGAATCGAAAGACGTGGTGGCGTACTTGGTGACATCACGCCGGATGCGTGGATCGTTGAGAACCGGGTCGGTCCACCGGCGCATCCGCTCGTTGTCGACGGGCCGGTTGATCATCCACCCCCAGAGCATCGGCAGTCG harbors:
- a CDS encoding amidohydrolase family protein gives rise to the protein MTDHVHFGHIFHLTGSPAVTGAADALVSIPDGALVIGGDGTIRYSGERSALPDEFATAEPHEHPGGYLLPGFVDTHIHFPQTYAGDSYGGGQLLEWLNLCIFPSEARFADPDFAQAAAVEFTRRRVAAGTTAMMVFGSAFPHAQDSLFAETLKAGLRIVSGRGIQTVGGDSATPLLTSEEEAIRLTKAEIEKWHAAGTGDPATALVHVAIVPRFSLSVTTETLRNLGELYDEHRSRGVYVHTHLNENNRPGTGEIDTTKEVYQVDSYLDTYDGKFLPGSSVGGTSLLGRRTILAHAVHCQDSELARMAETGTSISHCPVSQLFLGSGTMPWKRTVEAGVNISAGTDFGGGDEWLIPRVLGDAFKQHITEPGDAGVSMHPAEMLFIGTLGGARALDMEERFGNLDVGKEADFLVIEPADALEPVLQNAVRSEDPDLARDQTLFALLMGIRESSIAEVYVQGRRIVV
- a CDS encoding antibiotic biosynthesis monooxygenase — its product is MITTVSVFHPVSAAGFADWASTLVASAADADGCVDAQISTLVDGRFEPAVAVTFVDEEACDAWIDGPRCAEIMRAGRDLGHLPSAPPVELVDGQAPPPGVGAFRHDIVAGKSGDFIAAEQELTQAASGFSGYEGTTLFVDEHAGTAMSVLRFRTERQLAAWVSSRERGEALAELRSSLTHDFETMSATTAFGTTVRTDHGRVRQTPNWKSAMMVLLVLYPTVMILSRFLGPVLDRLGAQPWLALWLSQVCSVGLMQWWLMHWAAKPFRRWLDPVDGGGWRSNLAGAVTILAIYAACLALFASVTWLQFWDYTDA
- a CDS encoding YchJ family protein; protein product: MNTESANRDPDARCPCLSGHPFGECCGPVLAGERAAPTAEALMRSRFTAFALGDRNHLLLSWHPDTRPDDLELDEDMRWYRLDVESTNGGSPFDTDGEVTFTAYYRHGSEKGSLHERSRFSRHDGRWVYLDGVVS
- a CDS encoding dodecin translates to MSDNVYRVIEVVGSAKSGTDEAIRNAIARASQTVNHLDWFEVTETRGHIEDGQIAHFQVTLKVGFKIEGP